Below is a window of Xyrauchen texanus isolate HMW12.3.18 chromosome 1, RBS_HiC_50CHRs, whole genome shotgun sequence DNA.
AAACAAGCAATAATATGCGCTCACTTTTTGGCCATCAGAATCCGAACATAAATGCAGAGAAACTGAAACCTGCTGAAAATGAATAATAGTTCAAAGGGACGGAAACAATGCATCAGATATTATAATCACGATCCTCTCGTCCCTCAATCTTGTGTTACTCCAATGAAAAAAGTCAAACTGGTTTTGAACGACGATGGCGGAGAGGTCTGTTTTTATTTCAATGGTAATTAAAGTTTGTCAGGAAAATGaatctttaaaatgtttgtacAGAGGTCCTGACTGCGGCCGAACAGCACAGATGACACACGTGATACTCGTTACTTTTTTAGCGCTGGCCAGGACGGGCCAATCACACTCATTTAATAAAactggatgaggatttaaaaAACTACTTTTATAGAGACTGTTGCAGCTTATTTCCATTCACATGTTTCAATCCTTGCaattatcttttttgtttttattattaaatataactaATGTAAAAATGTCCGAAAAGAAATCCGAATCCTCCACTATCAGAAAGTTTTCGGAGTTACCAAATACCCCCTGGAGGAAGAAAACTTTGTCTCTCATGAAATACAACAATAGTGTTCATGCCCAGGGGTTGCTCGGTCtcactttttaatttatttatttttatgttttgaaagtGTATgggcataattatttatttttatatatttatacaacagAACAACCTAGTGGCAAAAGTAAAACTTTAATGAGGAGAGTAACTTTTCTTTCAGttttcattgtattaaaaaaaggtcaaatcttttaaaagcttttttttcgGTCATACAAAATTACTGGATGCATCGGGCAGTTTGggtgttaattattttattatggttACAGAATTCATGCAAGTCTTTCATCTTGCTTCTGTGTTTGGTTTGTTTCTAATGGTTGGGCATTTTCTAACACCTCTCTCTAAATAAACACTTTCAGTTTATTAAAGTCACAAGCCCCCAAAgaaacattaaaacaataataacaggAGGATCAGgagatatatttgaatatattcagATCAGTTTTAAAGAATATTGTagattaacattaaacaaaaaaaaaaaaaaagcttatttaCCAGTTAATTATTTATAATCCATTACAAATAAGACCTTGATAGAGAACAACATTTCTCTGATGACTGGCTGAAAACAAACCGGTTTATAAACTTCCTTGTGTCCTAGAAcaataaactcttttaaatgaGCTcatgggtggctcttaaaagagcctttgggtGCAGCTGGAGCTTCACTTTACTTGGAGCTGGTGTACTTGGTGACGGCCTTTGTGCCCTCAGACACGGCGTGTTTGGCCAGTTCACCGGGCAGCAGCAGACGCACGGCGGTCTGGATCTCTCTCGATGTGATGGTGGAGCGCTTGTTGTAGTGAGCGAGACGAGACGACTCACCGGCGATGCGCTCGAAGATGTCGTTGACGAAAGAGTTCATAATGCCCATCGCCTTAGAGGAGATCCCGGTGTCAGGATGGACCTGCTTCAGAACTTTGTACACGTAGATAGCGTAACTCTCCTTCCTGGACTTTCTGCGCTTCTTTCCTCCCTTACCGGCGGCCTTCGTGACGGCCTTCTTGGATCCCTTCTTCGGGGCGGACTTCGCAGGTTCAGGCATTATGAATCAACGAGACAAACTAAAGAGTCAGTGAACACCGAGAAAAGCGCAGACAATTTATCCCCTCGTCTATGCTAATTTACCAAGCAGTCAATGCGCACTCTAATTGCGTGTTTTTATTGACCACACCCACTATATGATTTCATTGGACAACTACAAGTGTGACGGTACGGAATAAGAACCAATCAGAGGCTTCCACATCCAAGTCCCACTTATCACCTCATGTTTGAAAATCACCATCCCCCACAAGATTCAGTTGGTTTCCTTTGTTCAGTTTTCCCGCTCATTTTGCTTatttacaaattgtattattGTGCACAGATAATGTTTATTTTCCCCAAAACTTCAATGATTGAGACATAAAGAAACCTTTTACTATAAAACCATCACCTTTACCTGAACACATTTACAATGTATCTTTTCGAATGTCCTGCATCATCACATCCGTTTGTATTTTTGGTAGCATTTGTTTTTCATGCCTAACATCTTAAAAGGTAGTTAAAATAATTTGAAGCTAGTTAAAACATGTTAAGGACATACAAGCTAAAACGTGAGACAAGTAACAGCACAGACTTTGGGTATCGGTTTTGGTATAAGACAGAAAATACTAGTTCAGACATTGACTCttcgtgtgagagtgtgtgtggctCTTAAGAGCCGTTGGGTTTGTCTGATGAGAATAAAGACGTTTATCCTCCGAAGCCGTACAGAGTTCGTCCCTGTCGTTTCAGCGCGTACACAACGTCCATGGCAGTGACGGTCTTTCTCTTGGCGTGCTCGGTGTAGGTGACGGCATCACGGATCACGTTCTCCAGAAACACCTTCAACACACCGCGAGTCTCCTCGTAGATCAGACCGGAGATACGCTTGACACCGCCGCGGCGAGCGAGACGACGGATGGCGGGTTTGGTGATTCCCTGGATGTTATCACGCAACACTTTGCGGTGGCGCTTAGCGCCTCCTTTCCCGAGTCCTTTTCCCCCTTTACCTCTTCCAGACATGATGATAATGGCACAACTATCAACTGAACATGAGGAGTAAATCTGCGGGTTGACTTACATTGACCTACAGGACCTAGTAGAAACACCACATCCCGTCACATGTTTGTTACCCTTACGaaaattaacaatggttttactatagtaaaactgtagtaaccatgactttaGTAACCTTTGATaccatggctttactatagtaatattgatgTAATATTAGAATAAAActttagtaaccatgactgtagtaaccatgggtTTGAAACCATGGTTCACATACCACAAATTAACCATAGTTGTATTACCACAATTTAaccattgttttattaatttaatttgtactaCATTACATAATAGTTATGCAACAAACttcaaaaaatgacaatttattcTACTAAACAGCCTTTATTACAGCAGTTAGATCATATTTGAAAGAGAATATAAACCATTAACATAATGTGTAAAAAGTGTAATATGTGACACAATGATTCAGAAcaatatattccataaatattgCTGTTGGAGCGCCTAGTGTGTTTTCCCGATCACATTCCCACTCCTCTACCCTGTCATTTCCTGTCCATATCTCTGCTGTACAATCCAAATAAAGTCTAAAGGCTATAAAATATTAGATAAGTATTAAAGTATTGCAGTAGTAAAATTGATTTCAATTGCAAATGTTTTCATTCTAATCTCTAAGCATCCTACATAAAcaggttttgattataaaaacatttttaaaaaatgtacataacgttttttcttattttaaaagcTTTATATATGCTCTAAATTGTATTAGCAAGAAATGAAAGGCAGCCTTAAGAATGTTTAAAATGATATTCTTTCAAATAAGATAAAAATGCATTCATATCAGTGTCTTACATTAAGTGATTTAACCGAGGGTGAGGGGTAAGGGGAAGGGGTAAGACAGAGAAATGAGACGCAGCCTTACATTAAGTGATTTTACTCTACATGGAGTGAGTTTCCTCCTGGGGGAGATAAAAGTCAACCAAATATTGCCCAATCTATTTTGGCAACCCCCCTTTTCCCAAAACTTTTgcgtgatgctgcatccatgccagtagttgtcagtatgaagtataagagcgctgttagatctgtcagtatgaagtataagagcgctgttagatctgccagtagttgtcagtatgaagtataagagcgctgttagatctgccagtagttgtcagtatgaagtataagagcgctgttagatctgccagtagttgtcagtatgaagtataagagctgttagatctgccagtagttgtcagtatgaagtataagagctgttagatctgccagtagttgtcagtatgaagtataagagctgttagatctgccagtagttgtcagtatgaagtataagagcctgttagatctgccagtagttgtcagtatgaagtataagagctgttagatctgccagtagttgtcagtatgaagtataagagctgTTAGATcagtcagtatgaagtataagagctgttagatctgccagtagttgtcagtatgaagtataagagctgttagatctgccagtagttgtcagtatgaagtataagagtgctgttagatctgccagtagttgtcagtatgaagtataagagctgttagatctgccagtagttgtcagtatgaagtataagagctgTTAGATCtgtcagtagttgtcagtatgaagtataagaggcTGTTAGATcagtcagtatgaagtataagagctgttagatctgccagtagttgtcagtatgaagtataagagtgCTGTTAGATcagtcagtatgaagtataagagtgctgttagatctgccagtagttgtcagtatgaagtataagagcgctgttagatctgccagtagttgtcagtatgaagtataagagcgctgttagatctgtcagtagttgtcagtatgaagtataagagcgctgTTAAATcagtcagtatgaagtataagagtgctgttagatctgccagtagttgtcagtatgaagtgtaagagcgctgttagatctgccagtagttgtcagtatgaagtataagagcgctgttagatctgtcagtagttgtcagtatgaagtataagagcgctgTTAGATCTGTCAGTAgctgtcagtatgaagtataagagcgctgttagatctgtcagtagttgtcagtatgaagtgtaagagcgctgttagatctgtcagtagttgtcagtatgaagcataagagcgctgttagatctgccagttgTTGTCAGTATGAAGCATAAGagcgctgttagatctgccagtagttgtcagtatgaagtataagagcgctgttagatctgccagtagttgtcagtatgaagtataagagcgctgttagatctgccagtagttgtcagtatgaagtataagagcgctgttagatctgccagtagttgtcagtatgaagtataagagtgctgttagatctgccagtagttgtcagtatgaagtataagagcgctgttagatctgccagtagttgtcagtatgaagtataagagcgctgttagatcagtcagtatgaagtataagagtgctgttagatctgccagtagttgtcagtatgaagtataagagcgctgttagatctgccagtagttgtcagtatgaagtataagagcgctgttagatctgtcagtagttgtcagtatgaagtataagagcgctgttagatcagtcagtatgaagtataagagtgctgttagatctgccagtagttgtcagtatgaagtataagagcgctgttagatctgtcagtagttgtcagtaagaagtataagagcgctgttagatctgtcagtagttgtcagtatgaagtataagagcgctgttagatctgtcagtagttgtcagtatgaagtataagagcgctgttagatctgtcagtatgaagtataagagcgctgttagatctgtcagtatgaagtataagagcgctgttagatctgccagtagttgtcagtatgaagtataagagcgccgttagatctgccagtagttgtcagtatgaagtataagagcgccgttagatctgccagtagttgtcagtatgaagtataagagcgctgttagatctgccagtagttgtcagtatgaagtataagagcgctgttagatctgccagtagttgtcagtatgaagtataagagtgctgttagatctgccagtagttgtcagtatgaagtataagagcgctgttagatctgccagtagttgtcagtatgaagtataagagtgctgttagatctgccagtagttgtcagtatgaagtgtaagagcgctgttagatctgccagtagttgtcagtatgaagtataagagcgctgttagatctgtcagtatgaagtataagagcgctgttagatcagtcagtatgaagtataagagcgctgttagatcagtcagtatgaagtataagagcgctgttagatcagtcagtatgaagtataagagcgctgttagatcagtcagtatgaagtataagagcg
It encodes the following:
- the LOC127648589 gene encoding histone H2B-like translates to MPEPAKSAPKKGSKKAVTKAAGKGGKKRRKSRKESYAIYVYKVLKQVHPDTGISSKAMGIMNSFVNDIFERIAGESSRLAHYNKRSTITSREIQTAVRLLLPGELAKHAVSEGTKAVTKYTSSK
- the LOC127648708 gene encoding histone H4, with the protein product MSGRGKGGKGLGKGGAKRHRKVLRDNIQGITKPAIRRLARRGGVKRISGLIYEETRGVLKVFLENVIRDAVTYTEHAKRKTVTAMDVVYALKRQGRTLYGFGG